From the Shewanella amazonensis SB2B genome, one window contains:
- a CDS encoding polyamine ABC transporter substrate-binding protein, with the protein MKLLHKMTALALVTAGVLGSAAVSAEEVVRVYNWSDYIAEDTLENFQKETGIRVIYDVFDTNEVLEAKLLSGRSGYDLVVPSAHFLAKQIKAGAFMKLDKSKLTNEKHLNKNLMTQLQKSDPGNEHAVPYLWGTTGIGFNVAKVKEVLGEDAPVDSWDLIFNPANAEKLAKCGIAVLDSPDEILPPALNYLGLNPNSTDPADYEKAGEVLLKIRPYLKYFHSSRYISDLANGEICAAIGWSGDVLQAQARAEEAGNGQQVDYRIPKEGAPLWFDMMAIPADAANADNALTFMNYLMRPEVIASISNYVAYANANDGSNPLLDEEVAKNPAVYPSEETLAKLYLGEVRPMKTQRAMTRIWTKIKSGQ; encoded by the coding sequence ATGAAGTTATTACACAAAATGACAGCTCTGGCTTTGGTTACCGCCGGTGTTCTGGGAAGCGCTGCGGTATCGGCTGAAGAAGTTGTTCGCGTCTATAACTGGTCTGACTATATCGCCGAAGACACCCTGGAAAACTTCCAGAAGGAAACCGGCATCCGCGTAATCTACGATGTGTTCGACACCAACGAAGTGCTGGAAGCCAAGCTGCTTTCAGGCCGCAGCGGTTACGATCTGGTTGTGCCATCAGCCCACTTCCTTGCCAAGCAGATTAAAGCCGGCGCCTTTATGAAGCTGGACAAGTCCAAGCTGACAAACGAAAAGCACCTCAACAAGAATCTGATGACCCAGCTGCAAAAGAGCGATCCGGGTAACGAGCACGCCGTGCCTTACCTGTGGGGCACCACCGGCATCGGCTTCAACGTGGCCAAGGTAAAAGAAGTGCTGGGTGAAGATGCACCGGTGGATTCCTGGGACTTGATTTTCAACCCAGCCAATGCTGAAAAGCTGGCCAAGTGCGGTATTGCCGTGCTGGATTCACCCGATGAAATCCTGCCACCTGCGCTGAACTATCTGGGCCTGAACCCTAACAGCACTGATCCTGCCGACTATGAAAAAGCCGGTGAAGTACTGCTGAAAATCCGTCCTTACCTCAAGTATTTCCACTCTTCACGCTACATCTCTGACTTGGCCAATGGCGAAATCTGTGCCGCCATCGGTTGGTCCGGTGACGTACTGCAGGCTCAGGCCCGTGCCGAAGAGGCCGGTAACGGCCAGCAAGTGGATTATCGCATCCCTAAAGAAGGTGCACCTTTGTGGTTTGACATGATGGCTATCCCTGCCGATGCTGCCAACGCTGACAATGCGCTGACCTTTATGAATTACCTGATGCGCCCAGAGGTCATCGCTTCCATCAGTAACTATGTGGCTTATGCCAACGCCAACGATGGTTCTAACCCTCTGTTGGACGAGGAAGTTGCCAAAAACCCCGCTGTGTATCCATCAGAAGAAACACTCGCCAAGCTCTACCTGGGTGAAGTGCGTCCTATGAAGACCCAGCGCGCCATGACCCGGATCTGGACCAAGATCAAATCTGGTCAGTGA
- a CDS encoding glutamine synthetase family protein, whose translation MEKLIAFLKEKKITEVECVISDMTGIARGKIAPVDKFIAEQGMRLPESVLLQTVTGDYVNDDTYYELLNEADVDFLCVPDENAVFELPWCVEATAQVIHDVYDRMGNPIELSPRNVLKKVLKLYEEKGWEPVVAPEMEFYLVARNGDPDLPLNPPLGRSGLPEAGRQSFSIDAANEYDPLFEDMYEWCEAQGLFIDTLIHEDGPAQMEINFSHGNALSLADQVFVFKRTLREAALKHNVCATFMAKPVTNEPGSAMHIHQSVVDKKTGKNIFTKEDGTKSANFLGYIAGLQQFIPEFLPLMAPSVNSFRRFLPGTSAPVNLEWGEENRTCGLRIPESSPQNRRIENRIPGADANCYLAIAASLLAGYIGMVEGLKPTNPALGRANESRTADTNCLPLTLEEALTAMDESDAARKYLGDAFTTGFVAVKQAELENFRRVVSAWEREFLLLTV comes from the coding sequence ATGGAAAAGCTGATTGCGTTTTTAAAAGAAAAAAAGATAACGGAAGTAGAGTGTGTTATCAGCGATATGACGGGGATTGCCCGCGGTAAAATCGCGCCGGTAGACAAATTTATCGCTGAGCAGGGCATGCGTTTGCCCGAGAGCGTACTGCTGCAAACGGTGACCGGCGACTATGTGAATGACGATACTTATTATGAGCTGCTGAACGAAGCCGATGTGGACTTCCTCTGTGTACCCGATGAAAACGCCGTGTTCGAGTTGCCCTGGTGTGTGGAAGCCACGGCTCAGGTGATCCACGATGTGTACGACCGCATGGGGAACCCCATCGAACTGTCACCGCGTAACGTACTGAAAAAAGTGCTTAAACTGTACGAAGAAAAGGGGTGGGAACCCGTGGTTGCCCCCGAGATGGAGTTTTATCTGGTGGCGCGCAATGGGGATCCGGATCTGCCGCTGAATCCGCCACTGGGACGTTCAGGTCTCCCTGAAGCCGGCCGCCAATCGTTCTCCATTGATGCGGCCAACGAATACGACCCGCTGTTTGAAGACATGTATGAGTGGTGCGAGGCCCAGGGGCTGTTTATCGACACCCTGATCCACGAAGATGGCCCGGCGCAGATGGAAATCAACTTCAGTCACGGTAATGCGCTGTCGCTGGCCGACCAGGTGTTTGTGTTCAAGCGTACCCTGCGTGAAGCGGCGCTCAAGCACAATGTCTGTGCCACCTTCATGGCCAAACCTGTGACCAACGAGCCGGGCAGTGCCATGCACATTCACCAGAGCGTGGTGGATAAAAAGACCGGCAAGAACATTTTCACCAAAGAAGATGGCACCAAGAGTGCTAACTTCCTCGGCTATATTGCCGGTCTGCAACAGTTTATCCCTGAATTCCTGCCGTTGATGGCGCCCAGTGTGAACTCCTTCCGCCGTTTCCTGCCGGGCACCTCTGCACCGGTAAATCTGGAGTGGGGCGAAGAAAATCGCACCTGTGGTCTGCGTATTCCTGAGTCATCACCGCAAAACCGCCGAATTGAAAACCGTATTCCAGGCGCCGATGCCAACTGCTATCTGGCCATTGCCGCAAGCTTGCTGGCCGGTTATATCGGCATGGTGGAAGGGCTTAAACCAACCAACCCGGCCCTGGGGCGTGCCAACGAAAGCCGCACTGCAGACACCAATTGCCTGCCGCTGACCCTGGAAGAGGCGCTGACGGCCATGGATGAGAGCGACGCGGCGCGCAAATATCTCGGCGATGCCTTCACCACAGGTTTTGTGGCGGTGAAGCAGGCAGAGCTTGAAAACTTCAGGCGTGTTGTCAGTGCCTGGGAGCGTGAATTCCTGCTGCTGACAGTATAA
- a CDS encoding ABC transporter permease subunit, giving the protein MKKLSFSTVMLWLGLIFLYAPMFILIFYSFNASKLVTVWGGFSAKWYVELFKDQQILDAVWTSLEIAFLSASMAVVLGTMAAFVMTRFRRSWAKLSLSNMITAPLVMPEVITGLSLLLLFVHMADLIGWPAERGRLTIWLAHSTFCAAYVAVVVSSRLRELDMSIEEAAMDLGATPLKTFFLITVPMIAPALTAGWLLSFSLSLDDLVIASFASGPGATTLPMVVFSSVRLGVSPKINALATLIILAVSLIAFLSWYFARRAEKRAKAAME; this is encoded by the coding sequence ATGAAAAAGCTGAGTTTTTCTACCGTGATGTTGTGGTTGGGGCTCATCTTCCTCTATGCCCCCATGTTTATCCTGATTTTCTACTCCTTCAACGCGTCCAAACTGGTGACCGTGTGGGGTGGATTCTCGGCCAAATGGTATGTGGAGCTGTTCAAGGATCAGCAAATCCTTGATGCGGTCTGGACCAGTTTGGAAATTGCCTTCCTGTCGGCCTCCATGGCCGTCGTGTTGGGTACCATGGCGGCGTTCGTGATGACACGTTTCCGTCGCAGCTGGGCCAAGCTGTCGCTGTCAAACATGATAACGGCGCCACTGGTTATGCCTGAGGTGATTACGGGTCTGTCTTTGCTGCTGCTGTTTGTGCACATGGCTGACCTGATTGGCTGGCCTGCCGAGCGCGGTAGACTCACCATTTGGCTGGCGCATTCCACCTTCTGTGCCGCCTACGTGGCTGTGGTGGTGTCGTCCCGTCTGCGTGAACTGGACATGTCGATTGAGGAAGCCGCTATGGATCTGGGTGCAACGCCACTCAAGACCTTCTTCCTTATCACTGTTCCCATGATTGCGCCGGCACTGACCGCAGGTTGGCTGCTGTCATTCAGCCTGTCTCTGGATGATTTGGTGATTGCGAGCTTTGCGTCGGGCCCGGGGGCAACGACGCTGCCGATGGTAGTGTTCTCGTCGGTGCGTTTGGGGGTATCTCCCAAGATTAACGCGCTGGCAACACTCATCATTCTCGCGGTGTCACTGATTGCATTCCTGTCCTGGTATTTTGCCCGCAGGGCAGAAAAGCGCGCAAAGGCAGCGATGGAGTAG
- the potA gene encoding polyamine ABC transporter ATP-binding protein has protein sequence MAMTSGVTNKPTTKTQDEVLLKIERVSKLFDDVRAVDDVSLTINKGEIFALLGGSGSGKSTLLRMLAGFERPTEGRIYLDGQDITDLPPYERPINMMFQSYALFPHMTVEQNIAFGLKQDKMSKADISQRVQEMLKLVHMEQYAKRKPHQLSGGQRQRVALARSLAKRPKLLLLDEPMGALDKKLRTQMQLEVVEILERVGVTCVMVTHDQEEAMTMAGRIAIMSDGWIAQVGSPMDIYESPNSRMIAEFIGTVNLFDCEIIEDEADHAILKSPTLPQPFLIGHGVTTSLEDKHVWLAVRPEKTLITREQPEGEYNWARGKVHDIAYLGGLSVYYIKLEDDKIIQCSMTNTERRADHPTWGDDIYISWEATSGVVLRS, from the coding sequence ATGGCTATGACCTCGGGCGTCACCAATAAACCAACGACAAAGACGCAAGACGAAGTACTGCTCAAAATTGAGCGGGTAAGCAAACTGTTTGATGATGTTCGCGCTGTGGACGATGTGTCCCTGACCATCAACAAAGGGGAAATCTTCGCATTGCTTGGGGGCTCTGGCTCCGGAAAATCTACCCTGCTACGGATGCTTGCCGGGTTTGAGAGGCCAACGGAAGGTCGTATTTATCTCGACGGTCAGGACATTACCGATCTGCCGCCCTACGAGCGTCCGATCAATATGATGTTCCAGTCATACGCGCTTTTCCCTCATATGACAGTGGAGCAAAACATTGCCTTTGGTCTGAAGCAGGACAAGATGTCAAAGGCTGACATTTCCCAGCGGGTGCAGGAAATGCTCAAGTTGGTGCACATGGAACAGTACGCCAAGCGTAAGCCCCATCAGCTCTCTGGTGGTCAGCGCCAGCGTGTGGCGTTGGCCCGCTCGCTTGCCAAGCGCCCCAAACTGCTGCTGCTCGATGAGCCCATGGGCGCACTGGATAAAAAACTGCGTACCCAGATGCAGCTCGAAGTGGTGGAAATTCTTGAACGTGTAGGGGTGACCTGTGTGATGGTGACCCACGATCAGGAAGAAGCCATGACCATGGCTGGTCGCATCGCCATTATGAGCGACGGCTGGATTGCCCAGGTGGGCAGCCCCATGGACATCTACGAGAGCCCCAACAGCCGTATGATTGCCGAGTTCATCGGTACAGTGAACCTGTTTGATTGTGAAATCATCGAAGATGAGGCCGACCACGCAATTCTCAAGTCGCCGACCCTGCCACAGCCATTCCTGATTGGCCACGGTGTAACCACCAGTCTGGAAGACAAGCACGTGTGGCTGGCGGTGCGTCCTGAAAAGACGCTGATTACCCGCGAGCAGCCCGAAGGCGAGTACAACTGGGCCAGGGGCAAGGTACATGACATTGCCTATCTCGGTGGCCTGTCGGTGTATTACATCAAGCTGGAAGACGACAAAATCATCCAGTGCTCCATGACCAACACCGAACGCCGCGCGGACCACCCAACCTGGGGCGATGACATTTACATCAGCTGGGAGGCCACCAGTGGCGTGGTATTGAGATCATGA
- a CDS encoding ABC transporter permease subunit, with protein MSKRKKGFRFAIRGRHFTLGFPFLWLTLFFALPFAIVLKISFSTAAIAIPPYEPTFTYADQLLNVALNLGNYLLLLDDALYYTAYLGSLKIAVVSTLGCLLLGYPMAYAIARAPVKMQTVLLLLIMLPSWTSFLIRVYAWMGLLADTGLINNVLLWLGAIDEPLKILNTNIAVYIGIVYAYLPFMVLPLYANLVKMDMSLLEAAADLGSRSINTFWNITLPLSKGGVIAGSMLVFIPSVGEFVIPELLGGPDSLMIGKVLWQEFFNNRDWPVASALAIVMLGLLIIPITLFHHYQARDLEKEA; from the coding sequence ATGAGCAAACGAAAGAAAGGTTTTCGCTTTGCCATCCGTGGCAGGCACTTTACCCTGGGCTTTCCCTTCCTGTGGCTGACCCTGTTCTTTGCACTGCCCTTTGCGATTGTGCTCAAGATCAGTTTCTCCACCGCGGCGATTGCCATTCCGCCCTATGAGCCCACCTTCACCTATGCGGATCAGCTGCTGAATGTGGCGCTGAATCTCGGCAACTACCTGTTGCTGCTGGACGATGCGCTCTATTACACCGCATATCTGGGCTCGCTCAAGATAGCTGTGGTGTCCACTCTCGGCTGTTTGTTGCTCGGTTATCCTATGGCTTACGCCATTGCCCGGGCTCCGGTGAAGATGCAGACGGTTCTGCTGCTTCTCATTATGCTGCCGTCCTGGACCTCGTTCCTTATCCGTGTGTACGCCTGGATGGGGCTGCTCGCCGACACCGGCCTTATCAACAATGTGCTGTTGTGGCTGGGTGCTATCGATGAGCCGCTGAAGATATTGAACACCAATATCGCCGTTTATATCGGTATTGTGTACGCCTATCTGCCCTTTATGGTGCTGCCGCTCTACGCCAACCTGGTGAAGATGGACATGAGCCTGCTGGAGGCCGCGGCCGACCTGGGTTCACGCAGTATCAATACCTTCTGGAATATCACTTTGCCGCTGTCAAAGGGTGGCGTGATTGCTGGCTCCATGCTGGTATTTATTCCGTCTGTGGGTGAGTTCGTTATTCCCGAACTGCTGGGCGGCCCGGACTCGCTGATGATAGGTAAGGTCTTGTGGCAGGAGTTCTTCAACAACCGTGACTGGCCGGTCGCCTCGGCGCTGGCGATAGTGATGCTGGGACTTTTGATTATCCCCATTACCCTGTTCCATCATTATCAGGCCCGTGATTTGGAGAAAGAGGCATGA
- a CDS encoding aspartate aminotransferase family protein, giving the protein MQQQQQDTISALQAMDAAHHLHPFTDSADLAKRGTRVIERAEGVYIWDAKGNKLLDAMAGLWCVNVGYGRKSIADAAYAQLQTLPFYNNFFQCTHEPAIRLASKIASLAPGHMNRVFFTGSGSEANDTNLRMVRRYWDLKGMPSKKTIISRKNAYHGSTVAGASLGGMGFMHQQGDLPIPGIVHIDQPYWFGEGRDMSPEAFGIKTAQALEAKILELGEDKVAAFIAEPFQGAGGVIIPPDSYWNEIKRILEKYNILFILDEVISGFGRTGNWFAAQTLGLKPDLITIAKGMTSGYIPMGGVIVSDRVADVLISDGGEFAHGFTYSGHPVAAAVALENIRILEEERLVDKVRTDTGPYLQDRLQTLSAHPLVGEVRGMGMVGAIELVADKHSMVRFGSEISAGMLCREACIESGLVMRAVGDTMIISPPLCITRDEIDELIFKASQALSLTLEKIAARGN; this is encoded by the coding sequence ATGCAACAACAACAGCAAGATACCATCAGCGCACTGCAAGCCATGGATGCCGCACATCATCTGCATCCTTTTACCGACAGTGCCGATTTGGCCAAACGCGGCACCCGCGTCATCGAGCGGGCCGAAGGTGTATACATCTGGGATGCCAAAGGTAATAAGCTGCTCGATGCCATGGCTGGACTCTGGTGTGTCAACGTGGGCTATGGCCGAAAGTCCATCGCCGATGCTGCTTACGCTCAGCTGCAAACCCTCCCTTTTTACAATAATTTCTTCCAGTGTACCCATGAGCCCGCCATTCGGCTCGCGTCGAAAATCGCCTCCCTTGCCCCCGGGCACATGAATCGGGTGTTCTTTACCGGTTCGGGTTCTGAGGCTAATGACACCAATCTGCGCATGGTACGACGTTACTGGGACTTGAAGGGGATGCCCTCCAAGAAAACCATTATCAGTCGCAAGAATGCCTACCACGGTTCAACCGTGGCAGGTGCCAGCCTCGGCGGCATGGGGTTTATGCATCAGCAGGGCGATCTGCCAATTCCGGGGATTGTCCACATCGATCAGCCCTACTGGTTCGGTGAAGGCCGCGATATGTCTCCTGAGGCCTTTGGCATTAAAACAGCACAGGCATTGGAAGCCAAAATCCTCGAACTCGGTGAAGATAAGGTTGCCGCTTTTATCGCCGAACCATTTCAGGGTGCAGGGGGAGTCATCATCCCACCAGACAGCTACTGGAATGAAATTAAAAGGATTCTGGAAAAGTACAATATTCTGTTTATTCTGGATGAGGTCATCAGCGGCTTTGGGCGTACCGGCAATTGGTTTGCCGCCCAGACTCTGGGGCTCAAACCCGATTTAATCACCATCGCCAAGGGGATGACCTCGGGATACATCCCCATGGGCGGGGTGATAGTGTCCGACCGGGTTGCCGACGTGCTCATCAGTGATGGCGGCGAGTTTGCCCATGGTTTTACCTACTCAGGCCATCCGGTTGCGGCGGCGGTAGCGCTGGAGAATATCCGTATTCTCGAAGAGGAGCGCCTGGTGGATAAGGTCAGAACCGACACAGGACCTTATTTGCAGGATAGGTTGCAAACCCTGAGCGCGCATCCGCTGGTGGGAGAGGTCAGGGGCATGGGCATGGTCGGTGCCATTGAATTGGTGGCAGACAAACACAGCATGGTGCGATTCGGCTCAGAAATATCGGCCGGTATGCTCTGCCGTGAGGCCTGTATCGAAAGCGGTTTGGTGATGCGTGCCGTGGGTGACACCATGATTATTTCGCCGCCACTTTGCATTACTCGTGATGAGATTGACGAACTGATTTTTAAAGCAAGTCAGGCACTTTCGCTGACGCTTGAGAAGATTGCAGCTCGGGGTAACTGA
- a CDS encoding gamma-glutamyl-gamma-aminobutyrate hydrolase family protein — protein MSDATIPLIGVSACNTPIGLQTFNTVGEKYLLGVINGTGGWPLIIPSIGDGMPTELLLERLDGILFTGSPSNVEPHHYSGPASEPGTHHDPRRDATTLPLIKAAIAAGVPVLGICRGFQEMNVAFGGSLHQKLHETGVFEEHREDRTAPLEVQYGLAHTVTLEPGGVIFEAWGRSSAEVNSVHTQGVERLGNGLRPEAYAPDGLIEAFSVTDAKNFALGVQFHPEWKVADNAFYLSIFNAFGDACRRRAQERAR, from the coding sequence ATGTCTGACGCCACGATACCCCTTATTGGTGTCTCTGCCTGTAATACCCCGATTGGACTGCAGACGTTTAATACGGTGGGAGAAAAATATCTTTTAGGTGTGATTAATGGCACTGGCGGTTGGCCGCTGATCATTCCTTCTATTGGCGATGGCATGCCAACGGAACTCTTGCTTGAGCGTCTGGACGGCATACTGTTCACAGGTTCACCTTCCAATGTCGAACCACATCACTATTCGGGGCCGGCCAGCGAGCCGGGAACTCATCACGATCCCCGCCGTGATGCCACCACCTTGCCTTTGATTAAGGCGGCTATCGCTGCGGGCGTGCCGGTACTGGGTATCTGTCGCGGCTTCCAGGAAATGAACGTGGCCTTTGGCGGCAGTTTGCACCAAAAGTTACATGAAACGGGTGTGTTTGAAGAGCACAGGGAAGACAGAACTGCGCCACTTGAGGTGCAGTATGGTCTGGCCCACACGGTGACTCTGGAGCCCGGGGGGGTAATTTTCGAAGCCTGGGGCCGCAGCTCGGCGGAAGTGAATTCCGTCCATACTCAGGGCGTTGAACGTCTGGGTAACGGGTTGCGGCCAGAAGCCTATGCACCGGATGGCTTGATAGAAGCCTTCTCTGTTACAGATGCCAAAAATTTTGCCCTGGGTGTGCAATTTCATCCCGAATGGAAAGTGGCCGACAATGCTTTTTATCTGTCGATTTTCAATGCCTTCGGTGACGCGTGTCGACGCAGGGCCCAAGAGCGAGCGAGATAA